In Xanthomonas sp. SI, the following are encoded in one genomic region:
- the murB gene encoding UDP-N-acetylmuramate dehydrogenase: MSNAWSLTANAPLQALNTFHVAAQAPWLLQIFAPEALPDALLAPQLAGAALLPLGSGSNMLFAGDAPGVVLAFANRSIDTLEHRADYAIVRAGAGVGWHELVMWSLAQGLSGLENLALIPGTVGAAPIQNIGAYGAQVGEFVHVVEAYDRADARFVRLDAAACEFGYRDSLFKRQPDRYLIAAVEFNLPRLHALRLDYAGIGEELEALGIAMPGAPDVAQAVINIRRRKLPDPEVLGNAGSFFKNPLLPDEQAQALQHAYPALPVFPGDGEDQRKLSAAWLIEACGWKGHRDGDAGVSAAHALVLVNHGQASGAELLALARRISASVLERFGVILEPEPRIVGASW, translated from the coding sequence ATGAGCAACGCCTGGTCGCTGACCGCCAATGCGCCGCTGCAGGCGCTGAACACCTTCCATGTCGCCGCGCAGGCACCGTGGCTGCTGCAGATCTTCGCCCCCGAGGCACTGCCCGACGCGCTGCTGGCGCCGCAACTGGCCGGCGCGGCGCTGCTGCCGCTGGGCAGCGGCAGCAACATGCTGTTCGCCGGCGACGCGCCCGGCGTGGTGCTGGCCTTCGCCAACCGCAGCATCGACACGCTCGAACACCGCGCCGACTACGCCATCGTCCGCGCCGGCGCCGGCGTGGGCTGGCACGAACTGGTGATGTGGTCGCTGGCGCAGGGCCTGTCGGGCCTGGAAAACCTGGCGCTGATCCCGGGCACGGTCGGCGCCGCGCCGATCCAGAACATCGGCGCCTATGGCGCGCAGGTCGGCGAATTCGTGCACGTGGTCGAGGCCTACGACCGCGCCGACGCGCGCTTCGTGCGGCTGGACGCGGCCGCCTGCGAGTTCGGCTACCGCGACAGCCTGTTCAAGCGCCAGCCCGACCGCTACCTGATCGCCGCGGTGGAATTCAACCTGCCGCGGCTGCATGCGCTGCGCCTGGACTACGCCGGCATCGGCGAGGAACTGGAAGCGCTCGGCATCGCCATGCCCGGCGCGCCCGACGTGGCGCAGGCGGTGATCAACATCCGCCGCCGCAAGCTGCCCGACCCGGAGGTGCTCGGCAACGCCGGCAGCTTCTTCAAGAATCCGCTGCTGCCGGACGAACAGGCGCAGGCACTGCAGCACGCGTACCCGGCGCTGCCGGTGTTCCCCGGCGACGGCGAGGACCAGCGCAAGCTGTCGGCGGCGTGGCTGATCGAGGCCTGCGGCTGGAAGGGCCACCGCGACGGCGATGCCGGCGTGTCCGCCGCGCACGCGCTGGTGCTGGTCAACCACGGCCAGGCCAGCGGCGCCGAGCTGCTGGCACTGGCGCGGCGCATTTCCGCCTCGGTGCTGGAGCGCTTCGGCGTGATCCTGGAGCCGGAACCGCGCATCGTCGGCGCGTCCTGGTGA
- a CDS encoding DUF4190 domain-containing protein, translating into MSGVRETNSLAVVSLVAGILGWTLMPVLGSLGAIITGHLARAEIRRQPQRFQGDGLAVGGLILGWAAVIIAILSVLAFVLFFGGLAWFASTQA; encoded by the coding sequence ATGAGTGGCGTACGCGAAACCAATTCCCTCGCCGTGGTCAGCCTGGTCGCCGGCATCCTCGGCTGGACCCTGATGCCGGTGCTCGGCAGCCTCGGCGCGATCATTACCGGACACTTGGCACGCGCCGAGATCCGCCGCCAGCCGCAGCGCTTCCAGGGCGACGGACTGGCGGTCGGCGGGCTGATCCTGGGCTGGGCCGCGGTGATTATCGCGATCCTGTCGGTGCTGGCGTTCGTGCTGTTCTTCGGCGGGCTGGCCTGGTTCGCCAGCACCCAGGCCTGA
- a CDS encoding aldehyde dehydrogenase family protein, which produces MSADLLKALGLTASNSGTYLGNGEWSTATGAGVLQPLNPSSNEVIAEVQATTVQDYETVVARAQAAFKVWRTTPAPRRGEAVRLCGDALRKHKDALGSLVALEMGKSKPEGDGEVQEMIDIADFAVGQSRMLYGYTLHSERPGHRMYEQYQPLGLVGIISAFNFPVAVWAWNAFLAAICGDICLWKPSNKTPLTAIASMKICNEALRDAGFPDIFFLINDAGTELAETLVEDKRIALISFTGSTQVGRNVAEKCARRLGRCLLELGGNNAIILDESADLKLAIPGIVFGAVGTAGQRCTTTRRLIVHESIYDTVLATLLKAYKQVEGKIGDPTDPANLMGPLNSRGAVEQFLASIEKAKAAGGTVETGGTALDRPGNFVLPAIVTGLHNGDEVVQHETFAPILYVMKYSSLDEAIDLQNGVPQGLSSSIFTQNLKAAEKFLSAAGSDCGIANVNIGTSGAEIGGAFGGEKDTGGGRESGSDAWKVYMRRQTNTINYSDSLPLAQGIKFDL; this is translated from the coding sequence ATGTCCGCTGACCTGCTCAAGGCGCTCGGCCTGACCGCGTCCAATTCCGGCACCTATCTCGGCAACGGCGAGTGGTCCACGGCTACCGGCGCCGGCGTGCTGCAGCCGCTGAACCCGTCCAGCAACGAAGTCATCGCCGAAGTGCAGGCGACCACCGTGCAGGACTACGAGACCGTGGTCGCCCGCGCGCAGGCCGCGTTCAAGGTGTGGCGCACCACGCCGGCGCCGCGCCGCGGCGAGGCGGTGCGGCTGTGCGGCGATGCGCTGCGCAAGCACAAGGACGCGCTGGGGTCGCTGGTCGCGCTGGAAATGGGCAAGAGCAAGCCCGAGGGCGACGGAGAAGTGCAGGAGATGATCGACATCGCCGATTTCGCGGTCGGCCAGAGCCGCATGCTATACGGCTACACGCTGCACTCCGAGCGTCCCGGCCACCGCATGTACGAGCAGTACCAGCCGCTGGGCCTGGTCGGCATCATCAGCGCGTTCAACTTCCCGGTCGCGGTGTGGGCGTGGAATGCCTTTCTGGCGGCGATCTGCGGCGACATCTGCCTGTGGAAGCCGTCCAACAAGACGCCGCTGACCGCGATCGCGTCGATGAAGATCTGCAACGAAGCGCTGCGCGACGCCGGCTTCCCGGACATCTTCTTCCTGATCAACGACGCCGGCACCGAACTGGCCGAAACCCTGGTCGAGGACAAGCGCATCGCGCTGATCAGCTTCACCGGCTCGACCCAGGTCGGGCGCAACGTCGCCGAGAAGTGCGCGCGGCGCCTGGGCCGCTGCCTGCTGGAGCTGGGCGGCAACAACGCGATCATCCTCGACGAGAGCGCCGACCTGAAACTGGCGATCCCCGGGATCGTGTTCGGCGCGGTCGGCACCGCCGGCCAGCGCTGTACCACCACGCGCCGGCTGATCGTGCACGAATCGATCTACGACACCGTGCTGGCGACGCTGCTCAAGGCCTACAAGCAGGTCGAAGGCAAGATCGGCGACCCCACCGACCCGGCCAACCTGATGGGGCCGCTGAACAGCCGCGGCGCGGTCGAGCAGTTCCTGGCCTCGATCGAGAAGGCCAAGGCCGCCGGCGGCACCGTCGAGACCGGCGGCACCGCACTGGACCGGCCGGGCAACTTCGTGCTGCCGGCGATCGTCACCGGCCTGCACAACGGCGACGAGGTGGTGCAGCACGAGACCTTCGCGCCGATCCTGTACGTGATGAAGTACAGCAGCCTGGACGAGGCCATCGACCTGCAGAACGGCGTGCCGCAGGGCCTGTCCTCGTCGATCTTCACCCAGAACCTGAAGGCGGCGGAGAAGTTCCTGTCGGCGGCCGGCAGCGACTGCGGCATCGCCAACGTCAACATCGGCACCTCCGGTGCGGAGATCGGCGGTGCGTTCGGCGGCGAGAAGGACACCGGCGGCGGCCGCGAATCCGGCTCGGACGCGTGGAAGGTGTATATGCGCCGGCAGACCAACACGATCAACTACTCCGACTCGCTGCCGCTGGCGCAGGGCATCAAGTTCGACCTGTAA
- a CDS encoding DMT family transporter produces MLASTLSFGLMVIAIRLASAHLSTVEIAFFRNLFGLLFLLPMLLRPGQSLPRTAQLPRYLLRTAIGLVSMLAGFWAIGHLPLSQAIALSYSTPLFVTLAAAFWLGENVRLRRWIAVLCGFVGVLIILRPGAATFSAGTLIALLAAVMGALVAIQIKQLARVDSANTVVFYTYAFWVPMSLLPALFAWTWPHGIDWLWLLATGLFGTLGQLLWTRALRIGEVSALTPISFMQLPFVALLGWWLFAEAIAPHTLLGASIIIAANVYIAHRESVLARRAATHAPLEGAKPGE; encoded by the coding sequence ATGCTGGCCAGCACGCTGTCGTTCGGATTGATGGTGATTGCGATCCGGCTGGCCTCCGCGCACCTGTCCACGGTGGAGATCGCCTTCTTCCGCAACCTGTTCGGCCTGCTGTTCCTGCTGCCGATGCTGCTGCGCCCAGGGCAGTCGCTGCCGCGTACCGCACAGTTGCCGCGCTACCTGCTGCGCACCGCGATCGGCCTGGTGTCGATGCTGGCCGGCTTCTGGGCGATCGGCCATCTGCCGCTGTCGCAGGCGATCGCGCTGTCCTACTCCACGCCGCTGTTCGTGACCCTGGCCGCGGCGTTCTGGCTGGGCGAGAACGTGCGCCTGCGGCGCTGGATTGCGGTGCTGTGCGGCTTCGTCGGCGTGCTGATCATCCTGCGTCCCGGCGCGGCCACGTTCAGCGCCGGCACCCTGATCGCGCTGCTGGCGGCGGTGATGGGTGCGCTGGTGGCGATCCAGATCAAGCAGCTGGCACGGGTCGATTCGGCCAACACCGTGGTGTTCTACACCTATGCGTTCTGGGTGCCGATGTCGCTGCTGCCCGCCCTGTTCGCCTGGACCTGGCCGCACGGCATCGACTGGTTGTGGCTGCTGGCCACCGGCCTGTTCGGCACACTCGGGCAACTGCTGTGGACGCGCGCGCTGCGCATCGGCGAAGTCTCGGCGCTGACCCCGATCAGCTTCATGCAGCTGCCGTTCGTGGCGCTGCTGGGCTGGTGGCTATTCGCCGAGGCGATCGCCCCGCATACCCTGCTCGGCGCGAGCATCATCATCGCCGCCAACGTCTACATCGCCCATCGCGAATCGGTGCTGGCCAGGCGCGCCGCCACGCATGCGCCACTGGAAGGCGCCAAGCCCGGGGAATGA
- a CDS encoding metallophosphoesterase family protein, translating to MRLAALSDIHGNLPALEAVLADIGRRGVERIVNLGDIVSGPLWPRETAERLLPLALPTVRGNHERQLRDLVPAAMGASDAYAHAQLTPAQRHWLDGLPATLSLPQALLCHGTPHDDLCWLLDELVAPQLLPASAQRVRERLGAAPPAPLVLCGHSHVPRTLRLDDGRLLCNPGSVGLPAYAEAHPQPYRVETGTPQARYAILEQRNGRWDAQLLAVDYDHASAALQSERNGQPAWAHALRHGRVRG from the coding sequence ATGCGCCTCGCCGCCCTGTCCGACATCCACGGCAACCTGCCCGCACTGGAGGCGGTGCTTGCGGATATCGGGCGGCGCGGCGTGGAGCGGATCGTCAATCTCGGCGATATCGTGTCCGGTCCGCTGTGGCCGCGCGAAACCGCCGAGCGGCTGCTGCCGCTGGCGCTGCCCACGGTGCGTGGCAACCACGAGCGCCAGCTGCGCGACCTGGTGCCCGCGGCGATGGGCGCCAGCGATGCCTACGCGCATGCGCAGCTGACGCCGGCGCAACGGCACTGGCTGGACGGTCTGCCTGCGACGCTGTCGCTTCCGCAGGCGCTGCTGTGCCATGGCACCCCGCACGACGACCTGTGCTGGCTGCTCGACGAACTGGTCGCACCGCAGCTGCTGCCGGCCAGCGCGCAACGCGTGCGCGAACGGCTCGGTGCCGCACCGCCGGCGCCGCTGGTGCTGTGCGGGCACAGCCATGTACCGCGCACGCTGCGCCTGGACGACGGGCGGCTGCTGTGCAATCCGGGCAGCGTCGGTTTGCCCGCCTACGCCGAGGCGCATCCGCAGCCGTACCGGGTCGAAACCGGCACGCCGCAGGCGCGCTACGCGATCCTGGAACAGCGCAACGGCCGCTGGGATGCGCAGCTGCTAGCGGTCGACTACGACCACGCCAGCGCCGCGCTGCAGTCCGAACGCAACGGCCAGCCGGCGTGGGCACATGCGTTGCGCCATGGCCGCGTGCGCGGATGA
- a CDS encoding quinone-dependent dihydroorotate dehydrogenase, whose product MYSLARPFLFAFDAERAHALGLRAIEMAYRTGTNPLLARAIAPMPTRAFGLEFPNPVGLAAGLDKNGEHIDALLALGFGFVEIGTITPRPQQGNPKPRMFRLPREQAVINRMGFNNLGVDALVRNVERARRRHGLLGINIGKNKDTPNEDAASDYLHCLEKVYPLADYVTVNISSPNTAGLRELQEEQALRQLVSQLREAQEALAARHGKRVPMLVKVAPDLSDSDIDAAARVLSDLQVDGVIATNTTVARPGLDHNALGAEAGGLSGAPLLGQSTLVLRRLRARLPEAIPLIGVGGILSGADAVAKMAAGAALVQCYSGLVFRGPELIGECVEAMRRRREAPSRGAVAAL is encoded by the coding sequence ATGTATTCCCTCGCCCGCCCGTTCCTGTTCGCCTTCGACGCCGAGCGCGCCCACGCGCTGGGCCTGCGCGCGATCGAGATGGCCTACCGCACCGGCACCAATCCGCTGCTGGCCAGGGCGATCGCGCCGATGCCCACGCGCGCGTTCGGCCTGGAGTTTCCCAATCCAGTCGGGCTAGCCGCAGGCCTGGACAAGAACGGCGAGCACATCGACGCGCTGCTGGCGCTGGGCTTCGGCTTCGTCGAAATCGGCACCATCACCCCGCGCCCGCAGCAGGGCAATCCGAAGCCGCGCATGTTCCGGCTGCCGCGCGAGCAGGCGGTGATCAACCGCATGGGCTTCAACAACCTCGGCGTGGACGCGCTGGTGCGCAACGTCGAACGCGCGCGCCGCCGCCACGGCCTGCTCGGCATCAACATCGGCAAGAACAAGGACACCCCGAACGAGGACGCCGCGTCGGACTATCTGCATTGCCTGGAAAAGGTCTACCCGCTGGCCGACTACGTGACCGTCAACATCTCCTCGCCGAACACCGCCGGCCTGCGCGAGCTGCAGGAGGAACAGGCGCTGCGGCAGCTGGTGTCGCAGCTGCGCGAGGCGCAGGAAGCGCTGGCCGCGCGCCATGGCAAGCGCGTGCCGATGCTGGTCAAGGTCGCGCCGGATCTGAGCGACAGCGACATCGACGCGGCGGCACGGGTGCTGTCGGACCTGCAGGTGGACGGGGTCATCGCCACCAACACCACCGTCGCCCGCCCCGGCCTGGACCACAACGCGCTGGGCGCCGAAGCCGGCGGCCTGTCCGGCGCGCCGCTGCTTGGCCAGTCCACGCTGGTGCTGCGCCGGCTGCGCGCGCGCCTGCCCGAGGCGATCCCGCTGATCGGGGTCGGCGGCATCCTCTCCGGCGCCGATGCGGTGGCGAAGATGGCCGCCGGCGCGGCGCTGGTGCAGTGCTACAGCGGGCTGGTGTTCCGCGGTCCGGAGCTGATCGGCGAATGCGTCGAGGCGATGCGCCGGCGCCGCGAAGCGCCCAGCCGCGGCGCGGTCGCCGCGCTATGA
- a CDS encoding class I SAM-dependent methyltransferase: MDASAPRERFSDRVADYVRYRPDYPPALLDWVHGELGVARDAQVADIGAGTGISTRMFLQAGHPTLAVEPNAAMRAAAETLLRDLPGFTAVDGSAEATTLPAASVDLISAAQAFHWFDLDAVRREWARVLRPGGLALVYWNSRLLDGTPFLQDYEQLLLDYGTDYSAVAERYHDDATMQRWFGAGLRGTAQFPNVQKLDYDGLRGRLLSSSYAPLAGHPRHAPMLAALRALFDRHQVDGLVDVHYRTRAFAGTLN; the protein is encoded by the coding sequence ATGGACGCCTCCGCTCCGCGCGAACGCTTCAGCGACCGCGTCGCCGACTACGTCCGCTACCGCCCCGACTATCCGCCGGCGCTGCTGGACTGGGTGCACGGGGAACTCGGCGTGGCGCGCGACGCGCAGGTCGCCGACATCGGCGCCGGCACCGGCATTTCCACCCGCATGTTCCTGCAGGCCGGGCATCCGACGCTGGCGGTGGAGCCGAACGCGGCGATGCGCGCTGCCGCCGAGACTCTGCTGCGCGACCTTCCCGGCTTCACCGCGGTCGACGGCAGCGCCGAGGCCACCACCCTGCCCGCCGCCAGCGTCGACCTGATCAGCGCCGCGCAGGCCTTCCACTGGTTCGACCTGGACGCGGTCCGCCGCGAATGGGCGCGCGTGCTGCGTCCCGGCGGGCTGGCCCTGGTGTACTGGAACTCGCGCCTGCTCGACGGCACCCCGTTCCTGCAGGACTACGAACAATTGCTGCTCGACTACGGCACCGACTACAGCGCGGTGGCCGAGCGCTACCACGACGATGCGACGATGCAGCGCTGGTTCGGTGCCGGGCTGCGCGGCACCGCCCAGTTCCCGAACGTGCAGAAGCTGGACTACGACGGCCTGCGCGGGCGCCTGCTGTCCTCCTCCTATGCGCCGCTGGCCGGGCATCCGCGCCACGCGCCGATGCTGGCCGCGCTGCGCGCGCTGTTCGATCGCCACCAGGTCGATGGCCTGGTCGATGTCCACTACCGTACCCGTGCCTTCGCCGGCACGTTGAACTGA